Genomic window (Notolabrus celidotus isolate fNotCel1 chromosome 15, fNotCel1.pri, whole genome shotgun sequence):
GCTGCAGTCCTGCAGCTTGAATTTACTGTCAGTCACTGAATGCCCTCTTTTCAAATTGCTTCTTAGAGGCTTCACAGAGAAGCAATTTGGCGAGAAAAATGAGAGCCACTGTAAAAGGTGGAAAAAATGTGGAATTTAAATTGCAGCCCAACAAAACccactcaacacacacatacccacacacacacaaaagctaTGCGTTTGAgaccaaatacattttttaaattctacttCACTCAAAAAAATGACTCATTGGACGAACTCAATTTTATTGAGGGCAGGATTTCCATCCAATCAATATATGTAGCCCCAACTCAAACTTGGTATATCCATgcaatataataaaaatgaattagtccaactcatttttaacaaataaagcCAAAATGAAATTATTGAATTAACTAagagttatttatttacatttggccaactcatttttaacaaataaagcCAAAATGAAATTATTGAATTAACTAagagttatttatttacatttgccCAACTCATTTTTAACAAATACAGCCAAGATGATATTATTGTAGTTACTAAAAGaaaattatttatgtttgtccAACTCAAACCAATGGAATTAATTATATATTAAGCAAGATAAAAAAATCACCTTAGatcccaaaaaaacacaaaagacaatACCTGGTTGGTATTTTTAATGAAGGACAGTAAATCCTCAATTCAACAATCATGAACGAATACAGCCAAGATGTCAacttaacatgaaaacaaacaccaatgttaattttacatgtaaacaaacaccaagatgttaatttaacatgaaaacaaacacaaatgttaattttacatgaaaacaaacaccaagatgtcaatttaacatgaaaacaaacaccaagatgttaatttaacatgaaaacaaacatgaatgttattttaacatgaaaacaaacaccaagatgttaatttaacatgaaaacaaacatgaatgttaatttaacatgaaaacaaacaccaagatgttaatttaacatgaaaacaaacatgaatgttaatttaacatgaaaacaaacaccaagatgtcAACTCTACATGAAAACGAACACCAAGATGTTAATTTTACAtgaaacaaacaccaagatgttaatttaacatgaaaacaaacaccaagatgtcAACTCTACATGAAAACGAACACCAAGATGTTAATTTTACAtgaaacaaacaccaagatgttaattttacatgaaaacaaacaccaagatgttaatttaacatgaaaacaaacaccaagatgtcAACTCTACATGAAAACGAACACCAAGATGttaattttacatgaaaacatacaccaagatgttaattttacatgaaaacGAACACCAAGATGttaattttacatgaaaacaaacaccaagatgttaattttacatgaaaacaaacaccaagatgttaatttaccatgaaaacaaacaccaagatgttaattttacatgaaaacGAACACCAAGATGttaattttacatgaaaacGAACACCAAGATGttaattttacatgaaaacaaacaccaagatgttaatttaccatgaaaacaaacaccaagatgttAATTTTACATAATATCAAAGTCCTCCAAAACTCAATTTTACGTGAAACCAAACACAAAGATGTCCCATTTACTTGAATACAAAACACAATGAACTCAGTTTTACTTGAATACAAACACCAAGACCTTTTGTTAAAGAACAATTCAAAAGGGAGCGTTTGCTTGAAATGATTCTCCTATAACTGCTCTGTAACTGGGGGAAAAAGAACACCCAGCTATCCTATGTCCCCCAGtgccacaaagacacacacagagaaaacagcaaaaacataTTTGATTCCTGCATAAGTGTAGTGTTGCCATTAGCTTTAAAGCTACTAGtattacaggaaaaaaaaaaagcagcaaatgcAAAATTCCCTTGGACCACATTTtggcaacaaacaacaaaaacattttctttttgaaactaaacattcacacaccaagactctgattttttttataagaaaATATGTAATTTAAATGTAACTAGATatgtaaaacaacatgaaaacagtACTAGCCATTCACGATCAAAGAAAACTCCAATATATTGAACCGTGTTCAAGTCCATTTCATCCTGAGTTGAGTGATGAAATTAGACATGGAGGAGAGGAATGGAGGTGCTAGTTGACTCAAGATGAATGGCCGCTTGAGAAGTGTGGATGGTAGAGTCACACTCAGAGTTAGGATGGGGAGGTAAAGTGGGCAAACTTTGTCCATCCAATCTTAAACCTCCATCAGTGTTCATTAGGGAGGAACAATTACATAATGTCTCTCTCCGCTCCCCATGGCTGCATAAATGTTCATCGTGTTATTCAAACAGTTCAGTAAACAGCCCCTTGCCTGCTTCTGTGAAACCTGGTCAATTCTGAGTTTCAATTCTGAGTTTCAAAATGTCAAGGGAAACACAAATGTAGGTTATAGATTGTCATTGACTGGTCtgaaaatgaaggcaaaaaaccCCCCACAAAAAATACTCCTAAAAGATCTGTTAAGGAAACAAGTGTCAACAAGTCTTCACCTCTCATGCAAACAACTTgagtttcagctgctgtatCTTTGTGTTCAGCTTGTGCCCATCCAGGTTCATTAGGATCTTTTGGACAAACTCAAAAGTGTACTTGAGGTTGTCTGGAAAGCTCAGATCAAGGGCATAAATGAGCCCAAACATCATTATGACCCCCATGATGACACTGTCCACGTTGCTCAGGACTTTGACGCCTTCGATCACAATTCCCACATCCTCTGGCTGGCCATCGCCATCTTGACGGATTATGTATATCCCCATGACTGTGAGGGCGATGTCCCTTTCTGCATCCTCAGTGGTGGAGgcctaaaaaacaacacaaacacagaacacttGTGTTAAGTAAAATGCTAAACACAAGCAGAAAATGAATTGTTTTGTGGCTTGCATCTGTAATGCGTTTCATATGAATTTGcagtgttttctaaatgctgcatgtGAAGTGAAATAGATTATATGTCATGGGTTCAACgtgattaaaaagtgaaaaaaatgttttcaaattgaTGCAGTAAATTACTTCAGCCAGCAGCCATGAACATGCAACTGCTGCAATATGATCCTTTAGACAACCACATCCCTATAGAGACGGACCTGTAGGATGCTTCTTTGTTGAGCCAGAGATAGTTTTACTCCAAAGAGTCTCAGCCTGTTTGCACCTGCCATTTAAGGGGATCTACTAAACCAAATCCAAAACTTCTTGCACCTATCAGTAATTTCaaactcaaaaaaacaaaaaagaaaactggtATCAACTTACCAGATATTCCTTGAAGAAGGTGTCAGGATCTTCATTGAGGTAGATAACAAGGCTTCTCAGGATGCACTCCCTCCTGATGTCGATGTCGTCACACTAAAGCATGGGtgaaaaatcaacacagaatTTAGCTAAATATGGGTGCAACAGTGGCACAGGGAGGGGAGCAAGTTGACTAGGGGTGTAACAAGGGGTGTCTTTGAATCGATACATCAAAGACGGATCATACCACTAGATCGATCCAAAATCTAATTCATTTTGAGACCAGaaactgtaaataataaataataaataataaaaacttgtTAAAACTTTTACCCCTAATGAAGACTAGAGCATTGAATCTTCAAGGCATTACTGAGCAGGGCACGTACCCCTTAATGCCCCGAATGAGCTGGTAGTTGCCTTGCACACCAGTGAAGTAGGTCAATGAATTGGAAACACTGTCAAGTATTTTGGAAAAGGCTCAGGCTATTTACCATATAGACAAAACTGTAATATGCATTTCTACTAACCAAATCTATTTTTGCCAGGACATCTTTGATTCTTCGCCCCTTCACTCCTCCTTTGCTCTTGAAGATCTGCATCAGCTTGTGTGAAAAGTGGTCCAGCTGCGACATGAACTTTGACTGCAGTGGTTTCGTGGTGATCCGCAAGAACTCTGCATTAATctgaaaaatgataaaaaataaatagtttagACAAATTAAAAATTGCCATTGTCAAACAATAAATCATCAAGAAGAACAAATATCAATACATAAACATACAAATTAACTTACTTCACTCTGCTGGAACAGAGCAGGCCATCTGTTTTTGAACTCCTCTATCATGGGCCTCTGCTCTACAACCTCTCGTCTTCTGTGGGAGAAGGTTATTTCCATTTTCGCTTTAATCACAACTTCATTGTCACGCTTCTTTATTTCTGACAACAAAGCAATTCTCTCGCTTTCCAAGCTTTCTGTGGTTTTGCCTTTTGGGTGCAGTGGTATATAGTAAACTTCTGCCTTTCTGGCTTTCTTGATGTTGGCTGCAGCTTTGCCTTGGCCTTCACGTTTGTGCTTTAAGGAGTTCACACAGATTTCAGGATGTCCGAGTCGCCCCAGCTTTGTGCgatagttttgcattttatacTTCAGTGACTGTTTCCATCCCCAAAATCCTGTCTTGGATCCAAGCTGCCCCAAACAAGGATGAGCTCTCGTCAATGCTGCTGCTACCTCTTCACACTGATAGTCTTTTGGatattttgtgtatttcaaCATTTCTTGGGCTAGGCCATCGAGAATGACTCCTTTTAACTTTGGGCCAGGGTTGAAGTATGTTCCATTTGTCTCAAACTCTTTATTCTTGTCTTGTAGCTGAAACTCTGCGTCATAGGTGAATTTGGGGACCACAAAAACCTTGGGCCACGAAGACAATTTTGAGGGCTGAGTTTCCGGGGATGAATGTGGGGTTGATGTGAACAGTGTATCATCACTGCAGGATGAGGCTATTGACGAAGCAGAAGTTTCAGGATCTGGGCAAGTGGTACTTGAGTGCTCACCAGATGAGTCTACTGTATACAAAGTGATGCAGGGCTCCACAGGGGAAAAAACAGGAATGTATACTACTTTCagtgtgcttttgtttttaatctcagaCACTGAAGTTAAGTTCATGAACTCGTTAAAGTCATTATCCATATACTGCAACCTGAAGTCCTCTTTGAATTGAAAGAATGTCTTTACTAACGAATGCAGTTCTTCCACTGTTGCTGGAATTCCAGAATTGAGGGTCAGTTTTCTTGAGTCAGACTCGTCACCAAAGATGATCCGCAGAACAGCTGGGCTCGCCATTATGGAACACCATTAATCTAATCTTGAGGAGGCACACAGGAAAATGGTAGAAGAAAGCAATGCATTAGGGTTATGTTTGAGATTAAAATAACAAGATTTTCAAGATGCTCAAGAACACCTTTATGAGCGAGCAATTGTTGCAAAGATTGTAATATAGGGATGTATTGAAATGTTCTATTCTTCTGGGCATCTAGTATGTATTCAACTGGCTCTACAACACCAAAGTGAGAGGTATAGTACTGTTTATATGCAGTGGCAAGGGGGCCATCCTTCGCAATAGCAATGCCCAACGGGTTAGATTGGCATACGACAGTGGACAGCTCATCAGCTAATGACTCTTGAACTTGTAGTTTGTGACTCTGGAATAGATCAGAAACTATAGCTTTTGTGACAGGCAAAGATGCTGTACTTAATATGTAGTGAAGTTCAGAAAGAACCTTATCAATAACTGCCTTTGGAACGTGAATAATATTTTCTAACTTCAATAAAATGCAAGCAATTTTCTGTTCAATAGATATTTGCAGGTTTAATTCTGCAGCATCATCACAACTCAGTGTTTCAAATTCATGAACTGTGTCCACAGACTCTATTGGCCAATCTTGAGAATTGTCTGACTGATGCAAGTGACCTCTTGTACTGACAACATTAGCTTTAAAATCTTTCAATGAATgttggttgtgtttcctgtttttgtgtgtgttgaatgtactgtaaacattagatttaaATGAGCATCCTAGAAACATAGATGGAACCGTTTCATTATACCTCAGATGCCGATTTATGTGTTGAAAATAATCTCTATCGGTTGTTAGGTCTTTGCATGAGCACATGTGACACTGGAATGCAGCTACTTCTACTGATTTGGAGTTTGCTGTTTACCATGACTTTTGTATGTGTGATTTAGTAGCTTACTCCACGTACTAAAAGTGCATGGGCAAGACATAACCAAGATCAAGTcatgaaattatttttaattctgccattttattaaaatataaaacaaacaggaacaactTTAACCTTCCTGTATGTATTAACCGACTTACTGTAACCTACAATGTACATTTATTGCTTAACCAAAAACTTtactgagggagagagacagggacagagacagagaccgcAGGAGATGATGGAGAGTATGTTTTAGTAGGACCGTATccatcaagtgtgtgtgtgtaaaattaaaaccctttaatattcaacataacaataaatacattaagaTGTTTACCAACTCTATAAGTGTTTAATGGTAGCAGTTGTGAAGTTGACTGTTTCTTCTCAACACTACTcctaatctgtttttatttttaagattaagacagaacaaacaaacatgtgaaatCCACTCACAGGTGGGCTCCTAGGCTCATCTGTAACAGCCAAAGTAGACCAGATCCGTCTCCACTCTGTCAAGGCATCGGATCAGAAATGTTTCTAATCAAATCAACGTGTTCACTCACCCCGGCTCCGCTCCGTTGCGCTCCGGCTCCGCTCCGGCTCCGGCtgtctcagctccagcaggataCGCAAGCCTTCTACTTCTGCGGGATGCCGGAGCAGTGACGCGTCAATCTGCACTGAACAGTCGTGCactgaaacattaaacattagcATTAAACAACCggttaactttaaaaaactcagCAAACTGTGTCCACACCAGATCATATGTAGCTTGACTATAACATCAAACCAACATTATGAGCGGAGCTCAGGTACAAGTCAACATGTTTCAGGTTTTACAGCCGAGTATGAATTAGGAGAGGCTCATAATTGGCGTGGGAAGCGCGGGAAGCCCTCAGTTACTCGCGCTGTCTGGCGGACCTGCTACGTGCCGgagtgtgcgcgcgcgcgcgcagTCAACGTgcaaagcagcagagacagaacgACATGCACCTGGTGTATTCCCTTAATAAACCCCACTGTTCTCCCTCACCACCCTATTACACATGTTTAAAATACACGCACAACAAGAAGTTAATAATATACAGTACAATGGTCCACGGCTCGGCCGGCAAGACTAACCGTCCAGCTCCCCAGGGAAACGGATTCACTGGACAGACAGTGAGGTGCTTTTATCTCCGACTGTCGCGTCTACAATCCACCCcgctcactctcacacacatacctaACAGTCACATAATTAGTGAGGCCAGGTTTTTTCACCTCAATATTCGTTTGCACTTCTCAATTGTAGTTTTGCGGCTGTCATGTTCGTGTCAAGGCTGTCGTGTTAGCTAGCGGCCATGTTGGAAGTTACCTAGCCCGCAAACTCGGACTTTACAATTAAAGTTCGCCCCATAAACATTAACACACTGCACATATTTTGGTAAAAGGTACTTAAATACCAGTAACGAGGCACAGGCTTAAGTACTACAGTACAAAAAACCGAATACTTACCAAAGAACGGACTCCGACCTGCAGAAGGTTTCCTATGATGATATGGTCCAGCAGCCAGAAGGAGTGATGAATGAGTTTTGACCGCGACGATGGCATTACGCATGCGCAGAGGGCGGTACCACATTCGAactcatttattttgtgttgatcaacattaaataaatccCATAGGGTATatgattaatacattttatgtttgGCTGACTAAATATATAGGTGTATGCTTTCAAACtagatatttttaaataaagacaacaatacTTAAATGTGTCACATCTAAGAAGGGCTTGAATCATTTTTATGAGTGTTCAAAAGGTCGGTGGGCAGTGGAAAATGATAGAATGTCAGGCTGCCTCAAAACAAGATCCCTTTCTGCCTCATCCAAACTGCTTTAAATGTTAACTTAAATACTGAGACCATCCTTTAAAACTTAGGATTTCTGTCTCCAGGAGGTCTTCAAAAGCTTTACTAATTACTGGGGGTTAGCAGAAGATAAGATACCCCCGATGAGACATGCATGAGTATGAATGCGCTCCAGCAGCCAGCGGGGCTCTCAGATGCTGGTGAGAGGGCTGCGGTGTGATAAGCTGCAGTTCTGCATATAAACTAACTAAAGTGGTCGGGGTCTTCAGTCAAAACCTCATACTGTCATTCATTTAGAGGATGCTCAATCTTTTTCACTATCAGAAACTCCATGTGAGGTTGAAATGAGGCGAACTTTATTCAGTTACAGTTTTCTCCCATGGTGAAACATTTTTGTTGTCAGAGGAAAGTTTTCAAATGTCCACAAAAACCTCTGAAACCACTTCATAACTAGAATCTGCTTTTCTGCTTTCGATACTGGATGTTCCACTCCTCAATGTTTAAAAAGTAGCCAAAATATGGCAGAATAAACTACTTCAATGTTCGCCTTGTCAATCACAGAGTGCTCCTGAGAAGAGCTGTGCGATATGGCAAATCATATCTGCATTTTATCACCATCACACTATCACCAGACTTTATATATTCACCCTAACCCAAGTGTTtacttttctatttattaacctGCCATCCtgccatgggaagttaagctagAGAATTCTGGAAacattccaaattggaaactttccatgggaattatgggaatcaatggaaaggtatcacatccaagcataaatatttgttttgttataagcagacatccatccaaaataatacaaataaaacagatttactTGTAAGTTAACTTTATCAAGTGTCTGGGTTCTTGCCTAATCCTAACACACAGTACTGGTCACTTGACTTCACTCCTAACCCAAACCAGTAAGGGTTCTTGCCTAATCTGAAcccacagtatttgtcagtgaCCTTCACGCCTAAACCTACCCTTTGGGCTAACTCACAATTTATCGCCATGATTGTTGAGTTAAATTGCactcatccccctgacccaacccattcaaaagttatcaaaaatacaatcccaacaaagtcccattcaacatgcaaataaaaaagcatcttccctcaagcttctcaagcctagcctctgcaggattctagaaaccatgtgtgcatgtgatggagcaatgcacagtgcatgtagggggcatggtctcaatagccctgcagtaagcagtgtgctatgtgcatgtgattgaggaatagcatagatattcaactgtacttgcatgaaatctggttgttttagtcaggattatgctaaaatatattttcccccaactatatttaagttccctattaagagccaaccttcaatttagtaaatttctggttaattcccataaattcctgtttattcccatggaaagtttccaactttgaaaattccctgaattttgcaaccctccCCTTCATGTTAGTACAGAAGGGACGCATAGTAAAATCCCTCAGTGTCCTGAAACTGCTTGTTATCAATGCAGCCACACAATGATAACATtgaattgattttgtttcctggaAAGGCATGTATGCAGCAGGGGAGAGTTCTTGTTTTCAATGCATTCATTGGCACTCCTTACCTACTGGAGAGGTTTTCTAAAAAagcaacagaaagaaaacaaacaacagtaaATCAAAAGGTTCAGCTGGCTCCAGTGTTTGTGTGGAGGTAGCAGGGATGCTCGCGTCGTTAATATGGAATTCCAATTAGCTCCCCACAGTGTACATCTATTAAGAATTGTGTATCATGGAGTAAAATGCAACATAAGGAAACGTCACTCACATTCAGACTCATTCATATGCAACAGCAGTCCTGAGAGACCTGTGGAGCTGTGCCTTTGACTTTGCTTATTTTCCCTCCTCCATTATGAATTAAGTGTTGTCTAAATTAGGCCTTTATATGAACAACAAACTAGTCAAGGAGCCACCGTAGACTCGTGGCATAAACACtccataataataacaataaagaaaacatcatcAGGGAGCATCACAGGACTATTCCCAATATCCATGTGTCTTTTAATTAAAACAGCCACACATCTGAAGTCAGATACAACTCAACTTTAGTAACAGTAGCTGCACAAAGCACTGCTCAGTCAATGTTATTGATGAGTGTAAGACATGAAATATCTTTCCAATGTTTATGTCGAGACTGAAACCAAATAAAGGAAGAGCACTGGTGTCAAATTCTGCCAGGACTTTCCCTGTTGTTAGCGCTCTCTTGTCTGACAGTTTCTCTTGTCTGGAGTGTGGTGTTTGGTATGGATCCTCCACACTCCTGGGGTACCAAACTAAATATGTTTGAAGCATCAAGTGTCAAAAAGTTTTAAGGAAGTAGGAAATAGCAAAAGGTTTTCTTTTCCCAGCATCAAGAATGTGAGGCTGTCatgctctttttctttattttggacttacttttctgtcacttttgaaATGTTGGCCTATTAAACAAGCAATCTGTAGATGTGTTCTTGAGCTTTGACATATTGTGACAATACTGTTTACACTATTGTTTTACATTCAAGAGTTTAACAAAACCAGCATTTAAATTTAGTTTCCAGTTGAATGAAACTGatgaaaataatatatattttttttgtggtGCTTCGCAGCTGATCTTGCCTGAACTGCATGGCATTGTAATACAAAGTGTGTGGCATAGAATTGACTCTGATTGAAGACACACTTGCAAGCAGAAGGGGTAACCAACCTCTGCAAGATCTGTGTAAGGGCTGAAAGATATCTCACATGACCATTATAACTTcaatgtatgtgtgcatgtgcaataGTCACTTGACAGGAAGTGAAATGTTAGTCATGTGACCCAAAACATGTCATGCTGTcagcatttaaatgttttcctCTATGGTGTGTATGATATCACTTTAAAGCAGCCCCACATGTGAACATATAGAGAACTGACCTCTTGTATTATATCATAATATCACTCTTTCACACTCATTAGGAAACAGTAGTGTAGAAAACACTCATGCAGGAGCTCATAGCATCACTGTCTTCCCTTACAGTCAGAACACTGACTCCATGAGTAACTTGATTACAGGCCAACATGAGACATGGCTGTCTTGAGGTTAAAGTTCTCTCTCCTGCCAGTGTCTGACCTCAGCCAAAGGTCATTTATGAGGCAAGAAGCTCCACTCTGTAACATTTCTGTACAATCAGCCTGAAATATTTCTCAAAAATCAGGAGTTTTTACTTCTAAAAGTTCATGTTTTTGACCAGGACCTTCAGCATTTGGATGAAGAAGTAAAGAGAAAAGTAGCTGTTGATCTAACATATAACACACATACTTTATCTATACTGTGGTAAATAAAGGCAAATATTGAGTCAGATAGATTGTATAAGCAGATATGTATAAGCAATAATCATATGACAGTTAGCACTTTATATTACACTGAATGCTTCTTCAGATAATATACTGCGTTAACTTACTCCTTCCACAGATCAActacaagttataaaaaaaaacactttccaaCTTTGGATTTAATTCACTAGAgggttgtaaaatgtaaattcCTGATGCATGGGTTACTTGGTTGAATTTTGTTAGAACTAAACTCTTGAGAATGTGTCACCAAAACCAAAAACACATATTAGGAActagaacatttaaaacaatactcaGACTGTCATGTGTGTCACAAGGGTAACATAATTATTTTTTGCACTGCAACAATTATGCCATACAATATAAAGATATATCACAACTATTGCATCTTGGGACATGTAGCATAATGTGGTGTTATCCCTACAGCATTTGGATAAATCCCTGAATATGAATGATTTTAAGCTGTAGGAATTGC
Coding sequences:
- the LOC117826790 gene encoding uncharacterized protein LOC117826790 isoform X1, producing the protein MASPAVLRIIFGDESDSRKLTLNSGIPATVEELHSLVKTFFQFKEDFRLQYMDNDFNEFMNLTSVSEIKNKSTLKVVYIPVFSPVEPCITLYTVDSSGEHSSTTCPDPETSASSIASSCSDDTLFTSTPHSSPETQPSKLSSWPKVFVVPKFTYDAEFQLQDKNKEFETNGTYFNPGPKLKGVILDGLAQEMLKYTKYPKDYQCEEVAAALTRAHPCLGQLGSKTGFWGWKQSLKYKMQNYRTKLGRLGHPEICVNSLKHKREGQGKAAANIKKARKAEVYYIPLHPKGKTTESLESERIALLSEIKKRDNEVVIKAKMEITFSHRRREVVEQRPMIEEFKNRWPALFQQSEINAEFLRITTKPLQSKFMSQLDHFSHKLMQIFKSKGGVKGRRIKDVLAKIDLCDDIDIRRECILRSLVIYLNEDPDTFFKEYLASTTEDAERDIALTVMGIYIIRQDGDGQPEDVGIVIEGVKVLSNVDSVIMGVIMMFGLIYALDLSFPDNLKYTFEFVQKILMNLDGHKLNTKIQQLKLKLFA
- the LOC117826790 gene encoding uncharacterized protein LOC117826790 isoform X2; amino-acid sequence: MIEEFKNRWPALFQQSEINAEFLRITTKPLQSKFMSQLDHFSHKLMQIFKSKGGVKGRRIKDVLAKIDLCDDIDIRRECILRSLVIYLNEDPDTFFKEYLASTTEDAERDIALTVMGIYIIRQDGDGQPEDVGIVIEGVKVLSNVDSVIMGVIMMFGLIYALDLSFPDNLKYTFEFVQKILMNLDGHKLNTKIQQLKLKLFA